Part of the Juglans regia cultivar Chandler chromosome 14, Walnut 2.0, whole genome shotgun sequence genome, AGTATCTcttgttaattatatttgagTCATCCAAGGATGACTCACTAGAACCACACTGTGGACAGATACATCTAGACCACTCATGGGTGGTTGGCAGTTGCCAGTACTTGTTGTGAGGCACCCTAAGATTATAAGTCACCTTGGTTGGCGAAGGCCACCCCTATGGATGACCAAGgtaacttgaacttgaacttgaagtaGAGCTGCTTTGGGTTTCTTATGAAATTAGGCATCAACAAGCGACTAGACCCGAACCAGCCGTCAGTGGTGGACCCATTTAAAAGTCCCCTCCATCTCTTTGGGCCATTCTTTCCCGACTCGTTGCAACACCTCTCCACCAAGTATGAGACCCTACGTCAATCTCCACCTTGGTGTTTCACGATGGTTATGCTTGTTAAATCGCCTATGTCCCTAACACACCCAAGCTGCTACTGGAAACACCGAGCATGGTGCAAAGGTGCttgaggtaaaaaaaaaaaaaaaaggtactcaCAATAAATTGAAAATAGCAAATACCAAAATCAAACTTCATTCCAGAAGAAATCGTATATTCTGCCAAGGCAGacctgactttttttttttcccatcaaaAGACTAGGTTTTCTATTTTCAGTGAAACCAATATTCAGAGCTTTGCAATCAGGCCACCTTGTTTATGAATGTTTCTTCCACATTTTATAGATATCACCATAgcgaaaatgaaagaaattttagCTACAAACAAGTGCTGTCGTGTAAAATTTATAGAAGTGTTGCAAGTTTGGACTGATCCCAAATCCATTTGCAAATCAACCACCATTGGCTTCTTACAAGATCAAAGTGTTCATTACCTGGTATACAAAAAAGTTGGTGTCCGACTGCATTCCCGGGAGATGAAGATTGTGATCATGTTTGACATTTAGCTGACAGTAAAAATTATACCAAACAAGGTATGAGCAGTTTGGGGGGAGCATTACCTAAGCCACGTCGCATGTCGGAGGAGTATGATCCTATAAAGAACCGCAACAGTTGAATCTCCGTTGAGGTTCTGGATCCTGCCCAGGGACAACAATTTTTGTTCCGGTGAGTAGTGATGAAGCTCCTCCAGATTCTGATTCGTCATTGGCAACTAGGGACTTCTTGCTGATGATTCGATAAATTTCTGTCAGGATTGTGAGGAAAGCAGATTCAACATTGGTGGCCTCCAGGGCCGACGTCTCCATGAAGAAGAGGCTCTCCCTTTGAGCAAACTCTTTGGCATCCTCAGTAGGTACAGCTCGAAGTGAACCCAAGTCAGTCTTATTGCCTATGAGCATGATAACAATATTTTTGTCAGCATGGCCCCGCAACTCTTCCAACCACCTGGTAACGTGATCAAACGATTGACGCTTGGTTATGTCATAAACTAGCATCGCCCCCACTGCACCTCTGTAGTATGCACTGGTCACCGCCCTATATCTGTTATTACCACCATAAACATGAGCTGAGCATGACAAACATATCTTGTAATGTGAACcaaatagacatatatataagcaataaatcatatatgaactctctctctctctctctctctaactgaAACAGTGCCACGTTCAATTATTTTGGATTAGCGAGGTAAACCCTGTTTTCTATTTTAACCTGTCAAAAACCTTGCCACCAATTAACCCCGGGTATTTCTAGCCTCCATCTTATTGAAGAAATCTGTGCTCCCCCAGAGTTAAGTCATCCCTCCACTCGTCCCTTCCCTTTTTCTTCTATCATCTCAACTTCAATCTACACTAGCTTACAAGTTATCACTAGTTCCATTGCTGATCTTCTCTAACTGATGACTCTATAATCTCATTGAGCAGTATCAGACAATAGTCTCACTGATATACATATTGACACCATTCAGAGTTCTAATACCACCAAAAAGAACTTGTACCTGCCAAATTTAACGCACTGATTTACTAACAGCGTCATACCAATCCGCTGCAACCCGATTTTCAGATTGCTCTAATTTTCCTCCTGACAACTTTCTAGTAAAATATGAACAAGAGGATCTACAACGACCATGGAAACTACATTGCCACCAACtcttgtataatctttttagaCCAACTACTTAGCCCAACCCAATAGTCCTTAGGTTCCTATTAACAACATCTCACCTAAACCAGAAATCATAAATAGCCAAATTTCAAACCAGTGAAACGCCATGTTCGAGCATATCATTAAGGTCATTCTCGCATTACTTTTCCGGTTCCTAAAGCCAGACCTACGCCTACCCAGTACTTCAGAAATCACTTAGACAGGCAGTGGGGCTTTGACATAACATACTGAACAACACCCTCCACTAAAAGCAAAGCCTGCGATTTTGAGGCAATTACGAAAGATAAACCACTCGGCCAAATCCTTTAGACCCGGTTACACTATTTCAAATCACACAATGTTGGCTGGAAAAAGGAAATACCTTTCCTGACCAGCAGTGTCCCAAATCTGAGCCTTGACGGTCTTGTGGTCGATGAGGAGCGTCTTGGTCTGGAACTCGACCCCGATCGTGGCCTTAGACTCCAGACTGAACTCGTTCCTGGTGAAACGTGCCAAGAGCTGCGACTTCCCGACTGCCGAGTCTCCGATCATGACAACCTTCAACACGTAGTCGATCTTCTGGTTATAATTGCCCTGCCCCAACATATTCGACACCTCTCAGTCTCAGTTCTAAAATTCAAAGACCGAATCCAATCCAATAAGCGTTTGATGAGCTTCTCTCCCGATCGATCGGTGGAGGATTTTGATTTGTCAGGAGGAGAGCAGTACAAAGAGGGAAAACGTGAAAGACGTCGATGATGAGCCTAACAGAAGGTCAAAAGGGTTGAAGCAGGAGCTCGCAAGAACCATAGATATGGAAGCGATTGCATCGAACGACTCCGAGATTTACAGTCGACATAGAAAgtctagagagagaaagaaaatggaacGGAAGGGGAAGGAAcgaaaaaagggaagaaagacATGTCAGAGCAAACAATTGTCTACAAACATCTGTCTTGGGAGCCTGTTTCAGATCCAGAACCCCAGCTGAAGATGATTCCCAGATCGGTAACAGGGGAGGACAAATTGCATATGCTGCGTCTTCCTTGTTTGGAAGAGGTCAAAGATGCTGTCTATTCCATTCCTATTTAGTCGGCACCAGGAGCTGATGGGTTTTCCGAGCCGTTGgtattatcataaataattaaaaataaaaaatcagatttattTGCTGCTGTCCTACACTTTTTCCACAGCTGATTTTGCTTAATGactctttcaaataaaaaaaaaatctatatatcgtctattttcttattattttatcatcatcatgtcttattagatgataaatttataaatatgatatagtaaataatcttttaatatctaatattatattataaaataataaaaattaaaatgatgatttagTATTACTCCTTTCAAATGCCATCATCgttccttccaaaatctgatgcTCCAGCCGGATTTTTAGATATGGGGCCTATTCCAAGAGTCTCATTAAAATCTATGCCAATCATCCGAagcttatttctttctttctaaccTACTACTTAGCTTAAAAGATGATGGgagttttacaaataaaattaggCTCTCTGTGCTGATTAGTCATtgccaaaagtttttatttttctttttccttctgaagaattctctctccaaaaaatatttctcctaaactgttctttgttttgaaagtttggagTAGATCAGTTTCTATAAACAGTATTACTTGCTCGAATCTATGTTGTCtggcttttttttatttatttatttatttgggatgAGTGTTTTAAACTCCAGActtctattttaaaagttaGAGATTATGACAATACTTTTATTTTGTCAGAAATGTCTTTCTATTTAACCAACCGGCGCAgaattaattcaatttaaatgcGTTATATTAATACTTTAATTGAGAAtgacaaatttaaaatgaaaaattaaattttttaatttgatatttgaaattccataaacCAAATGAACACATGATGTCCACATTATACTGGCAGGTAGCTTTTCCTTTGGTGAGGAGGCCAGGccatgttttgatttatttcgtggtcatgtatatataatctattttctATCTATTTTGGGAATATTATAATAGTTTGATATGAATTTAGAGGACAATGAGTTGAGCCTTGAGGCTCCATTTGACTTGAGAAAgtctctttaatttgtttttcccCCCTTCTCCAAATCCGCTTATGATCGATTACAAAAGGGTAAGATCGCCTCTTAATTTTGTGGTATTTCTCAATTGAAAACCGTAAATGGCATTACAAGTATAATGATCTGAAACGTTTGCTCTACTATCTATCttctggaaaagaaaagaaatggatttttcttttcttttcctatgaTTTAAATGTGGTTTTACAAAACCAACAATCTAATACCATTTTATTATACTGCATAAACTGGGAAAGAGAGAGTCACTGTGTCACATGTTTTGTGTTACTTGCAGGCCATCTTCCTAATCCTATCTGTACAGAGAGTTAAACAAATCAGGCAGAATGATTCGAATACTGCTTCTGTTTTCTTGAACACATGCACTTCGCCTTAGTATCCGTGAGCGTCtgcagaaaaacaaaaagtcaTTTGTAACGGAAGATAAAAGAGTTGGTTTTAAGATACATGTGAGTTGTTCTGTCAAAAGATTCATGTGGGTTTGATGTAAGGATGTTGTCTTTCACATTACCTGGACCAGTTTCTGTAGGTCTTTGATGTACTCCACCGCCAATTCTAACATATCTGCTGTGTTGGTTTGCTGCGAATggaataacaaaaaagaaaaaattgagttCATAGCAAACAGATTTGACATTCATAAGTAAAAACACATATAGTAGAAACTACCTTGTCCATATTTGGGAAAAGCTCTTGTAGTTTCCTCATCCTTTCACTAATACGTGTTCTTCTCACCTGATGTAACAGATCTCAAAATGTCATGATATCCTATAGTTCCCAAGCTAATAAAGTGAAGTGAATCCTCATTAAAATGGTAGATATGCACATGAACCCCGAAACCAATATCGAAGAGCATCTGTAAATTAAAAGACGAGATTTACCCTCTCTGCAATGCTTCGAGGGTGAGTGGCGCAGCCTCTTTTGGCTCGAATTTTACAAGGCACAGAACCTTGAAATTGCAAGAACTTCTCTATAGCGGCCATCTCAGTGGAAGTCCTGGGCAAACTCAAATGATGAGTCAAACCATGGGGTCTGTTTCCGGAGCCTGGGTTCTGTTGAATAAAAGATCAGTTACATGATGGGATAAGCAAAGTGCGGATTGCCAAAAAGAATGccgaaaaaatttaaattgagcAGCCAGTACTACCTGAATATCTGATGCATTGGAAGATGAAAACACATTAACCTCATCGTCTCTGGCTCTGCTTAGGCTATTGAATCTGGATCCATTCCAAGTATCGGTTGTGAAGTTGCGAATGTAGTGCTGATTGCTATCACCATCATTTGCCAAGATTTGATCCTCTTGACTCTTTATTATTTCATTCCCAATTTCAGCAACCTGAGGCAAACGTGTTGAGCATGAAGATTGCCCGTTTGAGAAGCTTAAATGATCATTCCTCATCACACCAAAACCTGTTAGGCGTTAAAAGATATTCAGCATTCTATCTTGAAGAGTATGAAATAGAAATGCTCAAATTCTGAAGATTAgaaaagaaattcaaagaaacaaagttgGCATCAAATTGAAGCTTTAATTGataattcttaaacaaaattgACCCTACAGCTAGTTTCTAGCAGTCCTCCGAATCTTCCCCTAAACATTTCCCCCCTTTTAATGTTCGTTAGATGGAAATTCGTTCACCCACCAGAACCCAGTGAAAGAGGAAGGAAAGAGAAGTCTAAAACTCAATCCTCTAATTTCCGCTAAAAGTTGTAGAGATCCCTTCTTGCTCCTAGCTGAGTTCAATTGCTTCAGTCTTCCCAAGGATTTGAAAGAGAAAACCCCACATCTTTGGTTGCTGAGGATTTCTTATAGGAAGTGTAGTAAAAGATTTTACTCACAAGCCAGCCTACGTGAGCTTATTCGGCCTAGTTATGGTGAATCCTATTTAAGGGAAAGAAAGGAATGTATTCATAAAAGACCCTGTGCTTTATTTCTCAGCATCACAAACACAGACAGCATTAAACAGATAAAGAAAGGGCATAAATTCGAGTGAGAGCAAATAAACAAGCATGAATACCATTATTTTCTATGGCTAGGTCGGAGAAAAGACTACCTGGAGAGCTACTTTGCCTAACAAGAAGGGATCGATTTCCTGCACCCAGTTTGGATTTCATCGAATTATCTAATCCAACAGAGTTCACACCGGTAAAGGAGCCATCCAAATTAGTCCCCGCAGCCAGTGaattatgattttgaaaagCTTGAACTTGTTGATCAGCTTGGTAAACCATCTGAGAGGCGGAATCGGCCGAGCCATTGCACGAAGACATGAACCTTGCTAACATGGTCTCCACCTCGGGACTCGATGGTCGAAGATACCTATAGTTCTTACATCCAACACCATCACTGCCATTGCTGCCATCAACAAGGCTGTTGAGCAATGCGCTCGGAGGAGAGCGATAGCGCGTTAGGACAGAATTATCCTGGTGATGTTGCTGCTCATGAAGTTGTTGTTGGTAAATATTCGAGTCCATGGGGTGGTTCCTTCTCAGCTCCCCATCTGAATATTTGAAAGTTGGACTGTACAAAAGACTCATACTTGCCTCTCTTGCAGATTCCTGAGGACaatcaataattatatttccATAAGTTTAAGACAAGTTCAAAGtaggataaaaatataaacctgaattgctttgaaaaaatctaaaactgTGCTTGCTTGGACTTCAAACGTTGCTAAACCAAACCCAAAAGCTGCcaaaaagagaagggaaaatcaataaaaaccTTAAATTCAGCCgccaaaagataaaaatgaagatacaaattatatataaagaccTGCTTGCATTTACACAACACTCCAATTTTGACGCAGAGTTGAGAACCATTTGAGCTCCAAAATTGATGATGTCGCCAAGTCAAGTAGCTCAAGCTTAATTTCTGGGTCGTATATGAATCACTTGCAAATTGGtcggagagaggaagaagagaggaaTTGCTCTGAAAAGAAGGGAGTAACAGAAACCAACAATGTTGTCTCTCGGGGCATGACAATATGTACTGGCTTTGCTTTACATGTACCCTTTGTTTTTTGACTTTATTACGGGAATGCACCAGTGCAGcataatgaataattaattaagaatgtggTCCATATTTGACATGTCATAATTTGAATTGACCGCGATTGTTTTAggcaaaacatctcatctcatctcacatcatcgttataattttttaaaatctctacataaaataaaataaacaattcaattttttcaaatcttaaaataataataatattaaaaaatatattctaacaatattttattcaactttttaactttaatctcaactcatctcatctcatctctaaaacaAACGAacccaattaataattaattttaattaaaaaaaagttcaaattttatcattgtaatatatatatatataacttaataaataattgaatataGAGGGgacaacaaattaataatacagTGACATACTGATCAGATTATtacagtagtagtagtagtttaAAATCCAGATATTTCTAATTCCTAAACGCAATCAAAATAGTGGAATATTGTTGGGTTTGAGGATATTGTTCGtaataaaattgtgaaaatgtgtgtaaaattatttctgtaaaaaggaaaaaaagaaaagaaagtggcGTGTGTATGCGTGcatgtattaattaataattagtacGTAGATagaattaagttttgaaattaagcaacgtacgtacgtacgtacgtatgttATCCAAGCTGCTTAAAAGCATGCGTGGGTGTGTTTATGATAAGGGATAAGCAGCTAGATGTTTAATTTGCTTACGGGCGAAGCGACTACCTAGTAAATATACACTACTTAATTAGCCTAACAGTACAAGATCAATgcattcattatatatatatatatatatagatataattgaTTAAAATGAAAGCATGCGTTGCATTAATGTTGGATATACTGAATTAGCTGTACATATATGCAGCTGGCCTGAGGTTAGATCTAtatctaataaattaattaaggaacattaaaaattaatgcAACGACGTTAATTAGACTACTGATCAAGGGTTAATTTCATCTAAATATTGGTTGATCCGGAATAATGTAATGCCTTGATACTTCAAGGAGATTAGGTATATTaatcctaattattataataattggaAACTgtcgtcttcttctttcttttattttttatttaaaaaataaatacagctAGCTTAGCCATGAGAACCATGTTACACTTGGATAAATGAGGATAATTTccttatatatagatatatatataacactagACTTTTAGATGATTAAAGGATATATATTCGATACAGCTAGATATTTGACTATATGATTctaatcaattatatattattataaagtcAATGGAATTGCAGAAAcaggtagctagctagcagctagcTGTTTGAAAAACTCTGAGataagtttgagaagttttCTTAAAACAAACGAGTCAAGATAAGTTTTCAACGTCCAGCTATATAATTAAGATACGGCCTGCATGTAGTTTTATTTGCACATTAGTTTTGATATTGTTAACTCTTCATAACCACTCAATTAATCAAAACGTTGACCGCTAACTTGTCACTAATTACAAAGTAATTAATCCTCAAATTACTCTCATTTACGTACACATGATGATGGATCATAtcctaatataaatatataatatagatgcATGGTTGACAGAATTAATGAaagcaattttattaatttgcttTTGAACAGCTAGCTTAGAAATCATGTAGATTTAACTCCCAGCCTCTAAAATAGAGGTGAGTTTGAAACTCCCCTCCCCCaaatcaaaaaaagaaatatggatATAACAATGTCAAATGCCATGCTTTTCTCTTGATCGatgctttttaataaaaaaaaaaatgatttatatcagtctcaaatagataaattatgcacaagtctttataaaaaaatagacctcatcttaaaaaagttattttttattaataggacctactttttataaaataattgtataaaatttagatatttagaatttgtaccTAACCTTAATAATGTTTGCTGCATGTATGTCAAGTCaactatattatatgtatgtatcataTATAGGTATggcataatatatatgatataatataaattcgCTTAGATTTGACATAATACAAaattaaggagacgtttggatttgaagctcatctcagttcatctcaactcatcttactactatttattactattcagcaactttaactcacaaatcttattactattcacaactcatctcactattatttacaatccatctcaactcatctcaagtcatcttcgaatctaaaCGTCTCCTAAGTCTTCCCTCTGCATATAGAATTACTAGTATCACAGtcgaataaataaaataaatgtgcttAAAACCTTAAATTGATTTAGCCAGCTAGcttgcattatatataattaatcaaacTTAGtaccaaacatatatatatatatatatatatatatatatatatagacacacacacaatcGAGGtgcttattatatttatatatactacatgATTCTGATCATCACGGCCTAGTCGATCTATATATGATGTATATATTGCATGGGTTACAACAAATCAATATTGATAATCAATATTGGTTGATCatgttatagaatattaattaaattaatataataccCTTTATGAAAGGGAGATTAATGTTCCAtcgcatattatatatttggcaTATGCCAATGATCAGACACTTTGACTTCGCATGCAATTCGTTGTGTTCGATCAAACAAATTTGATTGACACTCGAAGCATCTTGAAGAGTCACTGTCCTTTCCCACTAATATTCCAAGTCAGCTTCAgcaattatttcatatatatatatatatatatataaagatcagGTAGCTAGAAGGGAGGACAATTAATATTgatcattcattttattatgcCTACTCATGTGAAAGTAActacttattataattataagcaAGCACAAATATAATGATCGTGGATTCATTACTTTCAgccattttataaaattaacttatagctattattattattattattattatatatatatatatatatgtaattatatatattgccgCGCGCAGTTGTAATTAGATTGCgcgcatatatataaaaaattgattatctCGATCGCCCGGATCTTCCAAAATAATTCAGTTCAATCACATGAGGACGTACGCGCGGTACGTACTATATAATACATGATCATGAATTACaaagtacatataatatattgatcgATCGACTACTAATTAATAggtttgtataattaattaattagtcacCAAATTATGATCTTATAATTCCTATTATATGCACGCGCGCATGCATGGGATCGACTTATTAATAACGTATAACTGATCAATCGTAAAGATTGTAAGAGTAATCTACATATACATCCATTTGTTATCGAGCCaattaattaagcatgcatcaactataatatatatatatatatatatatatatatatataaagagatatatcTCCATGCATTGATCTCCTTCGAGCCGTACGCGGTATATACGtagataattattt contains:
- the LOC109001517 gene encoding ras-related protein RABA4c, with the translated sequence MLGQGNYNQKIDYVLKVVMIGDSAVGKSQLLARFTRNEFSLESKATIGVEFQTKTLLIDHKTVKAQIWDTAGQERYRAVTSAYYRGAVGAMLVYDITKRQSFDHVTRWLEELRGHADKNIVIMLIGNKTDLGSLRAVPTEDAKEFAQRESLFFMETSALEATNVESAFLTILTEIYRIISKKSLVANDESESGGASSLLTGTKIVVPGQDPEPQRRFNCCGSL
- the LOC109001516 gene encoding transcription factor bHLH130-like isoform X2, which encodes MSLLYSPTFKYSDGELRRNHPMDSNIYQQQLHEQQHHQDNSVLTRYRSPPSALLNSLVDGSNGSDGVGCKNYRYLRPSSPEVETMLARFMSSCNGSADSASQMVYQADQQVQAFQNHNSLAAGTNLDGSFTGVNSVGLDNSMKSKLGAGNRSLLVRQSSSPGFGVMRNDHLSFSNGQSSCSTRLPQVAEIGNEIIKSQEDQILANDGDSNQHYIRNFTTDTWNGSRFNSLSRARDDEVNVFSSSNASDIQNPGSGNRPHGLTHHLSLPRTSTEMAAIEKFLQFQGSVPCKIRAKRGCATHPRSIAERVRRTRISERMRKLQELFPNMDKQTNTADMLELAVEYIKDLQKLVQTLTDTKAKCMCSRKQKQYSNHSA
- the LOC109001516 gene encoding transcription factor bHLH130-like isoform X1; translation: MQAAFGFGLATFEVQASTVLDFFKAIQESAREASMSLLYSPTFKYSDGELRRNHPMDSNIYQQQLHEQQHHQDNSVLTRYRSPPSALLNSLVDGSNGSDGVGCKNYRYLRPSSPEVETMLARFMSSCNGSADSASQMVYQADQQVQAFQNHNSLAAGTNLDGSFTGVNSVGLDNSMKSKLGAGNRSLLVRQSSSPGFGVMRNDHLSFSNGQSSCSTRLPQVAEIGNEIIKSQEDQILANDGDSNQHYIRNFTTDTWNGSRFNSLSRARDDEVNVFSSSNASDIQNPGSGNRPHGLTHHLSLPRTSTEMAAIEKFLQFQGSVPCKIRAKRGCATHPRSIAERVRRTRISERMRKLQELFPNMDKQTNTADMLELAVEYIKDLQKLVQTLTDTKAKCMCSRKQKQYSNHSA